From Maniola jurtina chromosome 7, ilManJurt1.1, whole genome shotgun sequence:
ATGAGTTTTTCCGTTACAAACCTGGATCAGCACCGAGTACGAGATCCTTTCCTATCCTCGGAGTTGGGAGAGTGGAACTGGTCGCTTGCGGACCGACGGCTTGCCGCCTCAAACTTGGCGCGTTGACGGAAGACGCTACTGGATTATACAGATGTGATATCGAAAGAGATGTACCGCCATACAGATTTGCTACCCGAAAAGCGTATATGGAAGTTCACGGACATGTGCATAGGAAACCGATCCTCGAAGGGTTGGCTGGAGAATTCGGAGAAGGGGATGTGATGAAGGCATACTGTAGAGGAGCTCCTGACACCGAACTGCGCTGGTATATAAATGGTAGAGAACTAGAAGAGTTAAGAGGTTCAACAGTTTTGAAGAAGACAAGTTCGAGATTACTATTCCTTGGTATACCACCGATGGTCACCGTACAGTGCGCTGAATACAGATTCGGAAAATTGTTCGGGTCGAATCAAGAAAAGGCGCGATGGAAAGACCATGGCGGTCAGGATGAAAGGCCACAAGAACAAAGAAATAAATCGGGTATATTAAAAGTGCATTCCATATTTGTTTGTATTAGTTTAGTATTTGTTGACGTTgtgaaatattttgtttgtgaTTAGATAAGATTAAGAAAAGCTAAATAATGAAATCAGTTCCTCGAAAGAAAGTTTTATTGTTCTTTATATTGCAAgatgtaattatatttttgtcacGTGGATAAGAGAAatatctatatattatgtaataaatttatttataaaaattatagcttTTCCTTCTAATTTCTTTGTTTGCTCAAGAAACAAGAATTTGTTTGTTTGATAACAAAAATACTCTATCATAAATTGACATTAATAAAGTTTcaataatttgttatttcaGTCTATGTATAGGAATATAGTATATCTAACtaatatgattttatttattaaatatggTATATTACTCAATGTgttagattttaataaaataagaatagtAAGAACCTCAATATCCATTCACACCAATCATGTAGTTTAAATTTGAAATCTGACTGACCATAATATtttgctagtttttttttttaatttatagactagaacttagctgcaatcagacctgctggcaagtgatgatgcaggctaaaTGGAGCGGTACTTGCCTTAAAGGTGCCTCTTCATGTAACAAGTTAACTCTAAGGGTCGTCACTGGTCGTCACAGATACAAGTCAGCCTATAACAGCTGTGATCCTActtggcggtaagtgatgatgctggtCTTGGCAGCAGGCTAGACAAGTGCGGTAATTGGCaggttttatttcaatatcaatatcatttattcattcttagttcttaaactatttcaatgcacaaatagttatcctaaatattattttacaatattttgctatgtactaagtatttgttagtagatgtgccttataaacagtaggtatacaatgtTAGAAAGTTAGTAAGAACATACGAATAGGTTTGACAACCCCTGTGCTAGTAAACACTGTATTACAGTGGGTTGACTTCTCCCGTTCCTAAgaacttaatttaaatgtgttaatatgGTGCGCTGATGGTCGGACATGCAAAACCGTACCAATACAACAGCGTTATAATCAAACATAGtgtaccaataaaaataaaaagtcttaataatatattttaatggagGGTAGGTAGTGATTGTAGTTACGTACACGCGGCATTGTTGTGAGGTATCATGCAATCCAACTGCCTGTCACTCCTTTGTGCGTGCATTGAGTTATGAGTTTTTAGAGACCGAGTTCTTATCCTGTAtcactagtaataaatattagtaatgtagtgtaatgttattgttagtaaatattaagcctataggttttcgtgCGTGTGCGCTTACGTGAATTTTGtggtatatatgtatgtgtgcatgtgtgtatatgtagagtatgcgtgtgtgtgtttgtgtgtttgcgTGTGATTGTGCATTGTGTGTTGTTTATGTTTGCAGTTTgtcatactactactactaatatcatactattttaatttaaacctatACCTACCCCTTGGTTTCCATTAATTTAACAAATTAGCCACTTCTggagcctctcaccagaccagactattGAACTGGGATATTGCTGAAACAACATCGGAGAAACGGCGAGATCAGCGAGCTCCAAATTAGtcaattttacattaaaaaccagccaagtgcaagtcagactggcgcaccgaaggttccatactcgggtattttttccgacattttgcacgataaataaaaactactaagcattaaaaaaataaaaatctttttttttaatatacaggtaaagccctttcatatgataccccatttagtaaagttactttgaaaattgaaaataatcttactttgaaaattgaaaataagtaggtatttattcatgaacacatttttttttgtggtgtaaccacaaattcacggtttccggattttttcctttacttgtcctataagacctaactaacTGCCAAACaagattataggtcaacgggaagcaccctataggttttcttgatagacacgacggatggacagacatgcagataacaaagtgatcctataagggttcctttttccttttgaggtacggaaccctaaaaaacggacaagtgcgagttgaactagAATGAGAGGATTCCGTTTGATaaaaatgtaagtttataagTACGCACAATACCCAGTGAAGATTTACCATGTAGACTTCTTATAACTAGGTTTTCAACTGTTTAGGTCACACTTACAGCTGATTAGTTaccttttaaaaataagaagGTATTGGTACCTCTAAGGcattttataataggtagtaAGTACACGTagtaccataatataatattaggtaatgcTGTTTTTGTTGATAAACCTTGCGCAAGTAAAACTAGGTAAAGCTGGTGAATCAGCAAGAAATTCATAATAATTCCCTGCGCTACATTCAAATTATTGCACCATGAAAAGCAAAACTAAATGTTGTCACTCCAAAAAATAAGGGTAAATTTTACATTAGACCCAACAAAATTCAtctggaaaaatattttttcacataaaaatatctttctaaaaatctaaatatagtTTTTTATGTTGTAAACTGCCACTATTTTTTTGctgtaaacataaataaaagaaattatgaTCGCTATTCATTCGTGTAGGtaaattttgttattaattatagcAACACCGTTTGGAAAATACAGACCAAGATGGCGGAGAAAACGATTTCCCGCGCGCACCTTGATTTTATAATGACAAGCAAGCTGTCAGACGCCATTGCGCAAACAAGTGGGGTCGAGTGTGCATGCTATACGGTTAAACATGTTAAAaagtttttctgaaattttagttttatgttaCATTCGGTGCCCAAATCGTTCTATAAGAACTGATATATCGTACTTTTCTCCGTCTTGATCAAGTGAGAAACGTAGTTAATTTAAACtagtgaatttattttatttgtaccgtCAGCTTCCAGAATCCAATATCACCATGCCTAAAGGAAAGAAAAAAGGCAAATTCGGTAagtttttccatttttattcctgtaatttcttttgtttctgttgGGTTTGTGGTTGGAGTTGGCCAAGAATGAGATCACGCGGCGACCTTGTGCTGCAGTTAGCGTTCGCATGACACCACGTATTTCATATTTG
This genomic window contains:
- the LOC123866966 gene encoding uncharacterized protein LOC123866966, with amino-acid sequence MLVIALVFLTSIFAEARPFNITHLIVPEIVPPGLEEVEIECRYDANFTLLNWFKGSNEFFRYKPGSAPSTRSFPILGVGRVELVACGPTACRLKLGALTEDATGLYRCDIERDVPPYRFATRKAYMEVHGHVHRKPILEGLAGEFGEGDVMKAYCRGAPDTELRWYINGRELEELRGSTVLKKTSSRLLFLGIPPMVTVQCAEYRFGKLFGSNQEKARWKDHGGQDERPQEQRNKSGILKVHSIFVCISLVFVDVVKYFVCD